The following nucleotide sequence is from Megalops cyprinoides isolate fMegCyp1 chromosome 19, fMegCyp1.pri, whole genome shotgun sequence.
ACCATGTACTGCTCCAGGgtcacctcctctccctcgAAGGTCATAGTGGAGGCTGCCAAGGCCTCGTACATCTCCTTCATCTTCTGGCTCTGGAGCAGCTTCTCATTCAGCTCAGCTCTGATTAGACATCAAACATTTAACTTTGTAACATGCAAACAACCCAGGGCAAAGGAAttcagcactgtggtgtagcactaaagagcagggctcataatccaAAGGTTACTGGTAGGGCAGgtagggcactgctgatgtacccgTGAGCAAGGGGCTTAAACCAAATTGCTTCGGTAAAAACATTCATCTGTGTGAAGGGCTACTATGTAAAAAGCCTTGTCAAAAAAAACCTTGTGTCAGTTGTTCTTAGTGCGAAACTAGTTGCTTCTTTGCTTCAGAGTACCTGAGTGTGATGCGGGTGACTgcagagctctgattggctgaggcaCTTTACCTGGTCTTGTGACGCCCTTGCTCGGCGTTCTTCAGCTGCGTCCGCAGCTCCTCTCTCCGGGCGGCCGTCTCCGCCTCCTTCTCTTTAAAGCCCGCCTCCAGCTGCAGACGCTTCATCTCCATGGCGACGACCTTGTCCGCCTGGCTCTGGACCTCGTCCCTCAGACGCTTCACGTCCAGCTTCAGTAGATTTTCATCCACCATCGTATCCTGTCAAACAGTGGCGAACGAGTTAGGAAATGCATCACCCGAGCGGTTTCACACCAATTTAAGGGCACCTAGAGCTGTTCTCAGATCGGTGATAGGTGCTGCGTCCTCACCTGCTTTTTGAGCCTCAGCCTGTTGAGCTCTCTGTCTGAGGCGTCGTCGTGGAGGCCCAGCTCCTCCACCTTAGTGGCCAGGTTACTTTTTTCGGCCGATGtcttttctgcctctttcttcGCGCAGCGCAGTTCCATCTGCAAAAGGGATAAGACTTAAAATGAGACTAAGATACAGTGATGAGACTCTAATCAGTGGGTAAGTACTCCCAGCCTCACACTCCGCTTGAGTGGAGGTGGTCTGACTGAAAGAGGAGCATTGTGTAGAGcacctcctgctgctgcagctgtctcCGCAGCGTCAGGGcctcctgctgcttctccttCAGAGCTCCGGTGAGCTCCGCCTCCTTCCTCCGAAGGCCTTTCACCTCCTTAATGTCCTCATTTGCTGCCAGCTCATCCACCTTTTTCTCCAAGAGCACGATCTGGAGGTCCTGTGCCAAACGTGAACAGCAGTCAGAGGCAAACTCCTGCACACACTCCAACAGAACATGTACAGGCTGATGGAGATGCTGACACTTCCCAGCAATGGGGAATCACATTACATGCGCTGAAGTGACCGATACTGATGTTTCCATTACTTTGTGTGCTGAAGTCATTCACAAGCCCAAGTTGAATTGATGGCTATAATCCCGTGAGATCTCTCTCTGGATTAAACCTTAAATTAATTCCAATAAAATCAGTGAGGGAGTAGAACAGGAAGGGCGGTTCTCTTGCCTGCTTGTACAGGAGCTCCTTCTGCTGGCGGTAATCGCGCTCCACAGTGCTCTGCTGCTGGCTCAGCTTGGAGAGGGCGGCCTGGCCAGCGGAGATCTCAGCCACTCGGGGCTGTTCCTGGCCTCTCAGAGCCTGCAGCTCCAGCGCGATCTTATTCATCTCCACCCCGCGCTGGAAATACTGAGAGTCCATCTCCTGAGCgaataatagaaataaaacagcacGTGGCATTATTATGGTTGTTACGATGTGTATTCAGCTCCTGTTCAAGGGCCTGAGTCCGggctgtgtttcacagagactTACTTTGTTGGTCTGCTCCGCTTCCTTCAGGGACTGCTCCATCTcttctgctttcttttcagCGCTGATGGCCGCTGCCGTCAGCATCTCCAGCTTCTCTTTAAGAGCGTCATTCTGGAGCCTGGCCTTTTTCACTCTGTACACATTTACCACACATTCCCCTGAGTAAACTAGGCACCGCACAGGTATCACTTCACCAGCTTTTCTCAGCAGGAACTCAAAATTTtgagtttttcaaagaaattacTCAATAATTCAGAGCATTTGGTCATGAACCCCTGGGAAAGTGCATGGCTGGACCTACCAAGCACATATAAggtcaaatgcaaatgcaaatgtttcagAGAGTTATCAAGCTCATAATACAACCCAGTTTCACTGATGTGTAGTGCATGTGGTTCAGCTTACATTGTGTAGATAGTATAAGGGATATGCCATCCACATGAGGTATGGATCAGTGAACCTGTGCACATTTAGCACAGTACAACACCCTCAAACAGTATCTGCTACGGGGCTGATTAAAAGTGCTTTGCGCGTAGAATGAAAAATGTTCCCTGAGTGTTACTGCTTTAGTGttacttatttacttacttCTCATCCTCCTCTTTAACCTGGGCATTCAGGTTGTCAAGCTCGGTTTTTGCAGCCTTCACTTCACCTGCTGCCCGGTCCACAGTGCACTTCAATgtttcacactgaacacagaaacagaggttTTAGGAGAATTTAGTGCATTAAGTGAATCAAGAGAATCCTTTAAcaaaaccctaaccctcaccaGTTCAGTTGCAACTGTATTAAAGCGGCTAATCATTCTCTAATCATGACCTGTGAATACAACTTCCAGGATGTGAAAATTCTGTCACACAATAACTGTGCTGTTGGTAGCTGGAGGGCATTGAAAAGCAGCAGGCGGAGCTCAGATTAATTCCCAGGATGTGAGTATGAAACGCCACAGCGCTGACAGCAGTGCTGGCCACTCACCTCTCCCAGCAGCTCCACACGCCGGCTTTCCTTCCTCTGGAGCTCCGCCCTCAGCCCGGCGTCGTGCTCGCATGCGGCCGCACGCCTGCTGTCAGTCTCGCTGTTAGCCTTCCGGAGGCTGTCCAGGAGGTTCCTCTTCTCCTCAGTCAAGTTCTGCCTCTCCAGGGCAGCCTTCTTCAGCAGAGAAAGTGACTGAAAGAAGGGCATGAATTGTCCTGTTAGTCCACTAGTTACTACATTAAAAGTGACTAAACTTAATCCACAAGCTCTTTTAGTAGTGTGTACTTGACAAGCATGCATCTTGTTGTACGCAATTCTCAGGGATGGCAGActggcgccctctgctggttacCTCTATGCACTGGTCCATCTCCTTATCTCTTCTGGACATGTGCTGGCTGCTGGTCTCACAGTGGCCTTTGACCTCTTTCATGTTCCTGTCCACTTGCTGGAACAGCTCTGCTGTGCGGTCGTACTCCAGCTGTTTCCAGGACACATGGATAAATTAAGCAAAGTTTGGCTGGTGGCACACGGTCTCACACTCATCAGCTGGACGCTCATTTGCGCatctgctgacatcatctccTCACCTCTGCCATCTTTGTCCTGCTCCATTCTTTGTCCAGGACACTGTGCTTGTCCAAGGCCTCAGTCGTCTTCTGCTTAATGCTTAACTGGAGGTCCTGCAGCAGCCAATGGAAAGAAAGTGTTCAGTATACTGTCACTCCCTAACATTCGAGCTGCTTCTCTGAGTTTATGAGGAGGACCCTGTTTGTACGTCTCACCTTTATCTTCTTCTGGTCCTTCAGGGTGTAATTCAGCAGGACCATGGTGTCCTCTTCCCGGCACGCCATCTTCTTCACTTCAGCATCCAGGGTCTGCTGATCCACCATTAGCTGCACCGTCATCCTGTCCAGCTTACGGTTGGCTGTCAGGATGTTTTTCTGAGAGGAAACACCAATGCATTCGTTAACAATCCTGTgaggttttggaaaaaaaaaagtaatgtgttTCACCTGCAAACCTTCAATTTGACTTTCCCGTACTTAGTATTCCATTGACATTTTCTcatcatactgtatgtaaggCGTGTGGAAGACATGCAGCCATGAAGCACGGTAGAAGCCGTCAATCAGACAGAGGGTGCGGTAATCATGACCTCACCTTCTGTGCGTCCCTTCTCTTCCCGAGGGCTGCGAGCTCCTTATCCAGCGTCGCCGTCTCCTGCCGCAGGGAGCCGATCTCTCGCTCCATCACTGCCCTGTCGTGCATCAGAGACTCTGCGTCTTTCTCAGCAGCTGCGCAGAGCTCCTGCACAGTGAGACACAAGAACACAGTTACACACCAGATgataaagacacagacacagtcagacagGTGCACCATCAAACACTTGAGATACAGGCATGttcactcagacagacacattccTAACTCCATATTTTCTGGAAAATTCAGCCTATATTGCAACAGGTGTTCATCCTCCATGGCTGTGTGGAATACAAGTCACCAGGGCTTAACTGTACGAGAGAAACGGTGAGATAACGGGAACTGACCTGGACGCGCGACACCTCCTTCCTGACATGCTTGGTAAAGTCGGCCAAACCTTGAGattgctctctgtgctgtttgattTGATTCTCCAAATCCACGatctctttttgtttctttttaatctgAAGAGCGAAAGACGAACGTGGGTAGTAACAGCAGACAACACGGACATCTCAAGCTAAAATACATTCTACATGATAATGCTTGTTTGGTCTGAGTTCTGCTGAAAAAACTGTTAACAACACCGACATCAACGGTGGCAGCGTTTCAACGTCATGTTACCCTCGTGCGTCTAACTTGAACTAAATAATTTTCAAGTAGGCTGTTGGACTTCTAATGCTGTAGACACATCGAGCTTTATCGGACCAAGATGAAatcctgaaatgttaaaattagTTTTTAGGACTCACCATATCTTCCAGTTGTGTGTTAAGTTGATTTGCCACCGGAGCGGCAAAAAGTGCATCCAAGCCTAGCTTGGATAACACGTCGTCCGACATGTTTTCTCTCGGAGTCAATACAATGTGGGTAGATGACTCAAAAGATCACAAATTATTGTGACAGTGGTAGTCATTTAGCTGGTTCCAGCAAAAACGTTCATCAAGTTGTAAGTATGTGAAATTGCGTACCGCATTCTGGCGAACTGCTTATATTGAAAAAATTCCAAAGGTCTCTGACGTAACAATACAACAATAGTTGCATAAATTTAATACTATTGTGACGACCTGTTCCGAAAGAGAAAAGTTCGCCGCGATGTGCCTGGGATGACGACAGTGTACGGGATGTGATAACACGTCTGTTTCCACGAAAAACCGCTTTCAGCACGGAAAACAGTATAATACCGACTTGTGTTTAAAGCGGATATTGATGTTTGATTACAATTATTGACATCAAGATGAAGCCAAGATACTCTAAATAATTAGGCTTGCGCTCCCTTCCCCGCCACCCCACTTAGAGCCCAGGCATGATCCTCACACGGCCAAGTCTATTGCTAGAGACTGCAGATAAAACTCCCCTGGTTTTCCATCGTCAGTCCACTGAGTCCTCAACAAGATCAATGCTACCAAATTAACACCAGTTCGTGCCCATACGTTTTATGTTGCCAAAGAGAAAGACGGATATCGAGGGGGAAGACAGCTATGGGCAttgtagcttgctagctatctaGACTTAAAAACTGAGCAAACTGAGATGGGCGGTATGCTATCCGTCAAGTTAGCAGTTGCAGGCCGGGGAACATTATCGTATACAGCACCCAAACTTTAATATTTTACACCGATCGTGCAGACCAGTAGCGTGGTGTAGCTTCTGTCATTAACAAACCTGTGAACGACAGCTAGCAAGTAGCACGGCTGCAGTAACACTACCTGGCGATCTGTCTGTGAAGTTGCAACGTATGCCGTTTTAATATCGACCATTGTCCAGTATTGACGTGCAGTTTTAATAACGTTGTTTTAAGCCTAAAACGTTTGTGCTCCTAAACAAAACGGAACAACCTATTCGGTATAGTCAGCACACGAAATGACGACTGTTGACGCTTAATACTATTGGGTTTCATGCTCATAGCATCCCGttgtatgtttttaatgaaaacaatgatgGCTTAAGTAAGGTTAGTGACAAGTCCGGACAGGGGCGCCACGTTTGGCCAACTTGCGCAGATAACTTTAAAAAGAACTGAGTTTCCACCATGGCAAATGTTGGGCATCAAGCAGGAGCGTTCTTAGGCCCTGGCTACTGGGCTATAGACCCCGTCTTTTTCAGTATCCCCTGTTATGTTTTGATTCCAAATTATTATTGTGCAATTATTTATGTACATTGCGAATGCAAAATATACCACTAAGTCTGCTTACTAAGACGAGTCTGTCATATGTAGTGTAAACTAATAACCGCACCCGCCACTTTTCCTCTCACAAAGAGTAGAAAGTATGAAACCGCTCGCAAGACGATGCGACGTGGTAAAATAAGAGGTAACATTACAAGATATAACGTTATAGctacacagtaaaaaaatatagTGTCTTCTTAAATATATTTGTCTAACTCTGAAGAGCTGAAAGATCGTCTTGTGGCCAGGCGAGCCGTGTGTACATGCTTTTGCGATACTAGCCAGCTAATCCTCGCAACCGCGCCACAGTCAAGCAGGACCTGGCGCTTTCAGGCCTTTAGTTACCTTAATGACTTGTTGAAGGGCCACTGTTCACTAACGTTTAACTCTATAGTGTTCTAAGTAGCTAGAAGCCTAAGGCAGGATATTGGTCAACGTGTTTAAAATCCTGCGTTTATGATGGATACCTCAAAaacgcagttttttttttttttaacgcgTTAGCCAATATAGCTAGCAAATATCTATGAAGCTAGCTCACTGACGCGGCAACATAGTTAACTTTAGCTAACGGTACCTGAAATGAGCTGTTCCCGCCTCAAACCTTTAGCTAATGTAGTTAGCGTGAAGTTAATAACCTTTTCCCGCTAGAGCCAGCTATCTTAAAGATGAGtataataatggtaatgatGATTAAAATCTTGATGTGTGTATCAGTAGAGTATGGTGGGTTTTATAGGTTCGAGGTCTTTATTTGTActttatttgtaaaatgcagaaaagacCCTCAACAAGCAAATTCTGGTCGATTCTGAAAAGAATGTCTTGTAAAATTGAATAAGGAAAGAAGACATAAAACGGAGTAACAGTAATAATTTTTATGATTAGTAAATATATGCAATacataataatatgtaaaaaaaatatgaacatgcCAGCTGTTTGAAGACTGGTTAGTTGCTACCTGCCCAGTATGGTGCAACTGCCTGCCTCATGGTTTTATACTCTTTGTCTCTCCTGTCTTGAAATGTGTCTCTGTATCTTACATGGACATCCAGTCTTGTATAACGTTTCGATCCACAGATTGGAGAATCAAGATGTCCGCTGTATCTGTAATAGAACAGACATTCAATACATAGTttaaaaatcagtggttgagaggATGTCTTTCAATAGAATTTCTTCTTAGCGGTTATAATATGGACTGAGAAgagcttttctgttttcagattgTGTCACACTGGTACACTATGAGATGCTGGGACACATTAGCATATTGCAGTTTGCAAAATGGGCACTCTCTTCTCTTAGGCTGTAAATTGAGTGAGAACATGCTAATTGTTTAGATAATTATTAGGAATTATGAAATAACTACTACAATAGTTGAGCTGGGGGTCTAGTATGCGGTAGCCGGGACTGAACCGAGTCTGGCAATGTTGGTGTCGGTCGGACACTCGGTTCCACCACGGTGAGCGCATAAAGTAGTAATGAAGTATGCCCGAAAAACCTGTTTAGTAGTAgttttaaattgcttttggTGTAGTGCGGCCTTACGGAGGCGCAGAAACGCACCGTTTTCGATGTGGACGACTGCAGGGTCCACCTGACCATGGAAACATCCAGTTTTCTTCCTTGTGGCAGGTGGTTGGCATACTGATAGTTACAAAGGGtctgccattgacttaacattgcctacaataaatatttcaaaaaatttgTATAAATTCACCAGAGCAGAGCACGATCTTGATTTTCTGCCCATGTCATCTCCTCATGGAAGAGAGTGTGCATGCCAAGTTTGGAAGCCCCTAACTCATTTGCATCCTATATCCATagagaaaaatgttatttcgGAGCTATTTTGGATCTGAATGGTTTAGtcaaatttaaatttgtatCTTACACTACTGTCACAGTTACTGGTCATGGGTgtattttccagagggaattgaaaaaccagaaaacccagatCCAATTAGggtaaaactggaaaattattccctgaccccaggaaaaggcgATCGAGATACTTCTGGAAAACAGTgtaaaccaaacacaaacagcagaataaactgattgaaaattaaaatatgcaacatCTGTCTACACAAAGACACTGACAGAATGGCTGATTACCCCTTGCTGCAATATGGGACTTTGTAAATttgctgttattaatgaaatACGATAAAATAAGGTGCGAGAAGATGGCACAGCATGAATATTGACATCGGTTTTCGATGTGTTCCATATGATTTAGCACTGAGGAAGTTTAACGATAAATGCTGTTTCCATTTGCCAtagcactttatttttatttgttatccattttaatTGATATCCTGTTTTCCGTAGAAACGATTAAAATTTAAGTATAATTGCCATTTGTTTGTcatattacttttatttcatgtattatatttacattgtt
It contains:
- the LOC118794670 gene encoding coiled-coil domain-containing protein 39-like, with the translated sequence MEQDKDGRGEEMMSADAQMNVQLMSAALERQNLTEEKRNLLDSLLKANRETDSRRAATCEHDAGLRAELQRKESRRVELLGEVGENLKCAVDQAVGELKAVETKPANLNAKGRQEDEKVTMARLQNNALKEKLEMLTEAAISAEKKVEKVKQSLEEVEQADKAALSKLSQQQSTVERDYRQQKELLYKQIKKKQKEIVDLENQIKQHREQSQGLADFTKHVRKEVSRVQELCAAAEKDAESLMHDRAVMEREIGSLRQETATLDKELAALGKRRDAQKKNILTANRKLDRMTVQLMVDQQTLDAEVKKMACREEDTMVLLNYTLKDQKKIKLEYDRTAELFQQVDRNMKEVKGHCETSSQHMSRRDKEMDQCIESLSLLKKAALERQNLTEEKRNLLDSLRKANSETDSRRAAACEHDAGLRAELQRKESRRVELLGECETLKCTVDRAAGEVKAAKTELDNLNAQVKEEDEKVKKARLQNDALKEKLEMLTAAAISAEKKAEEMEQSLKEAEQTNKEMDSQYFQRGVEMNKIALELQALRGQEQPRVAEISAGQAALSKLSQQQSTVERDYRQQKELLYKQDLQIVLLEKKVDELAANEDIKEVKGLRRKEAELTGALKEKQQEALTLRRQLQQQEMELRCAKKEAEKTSAEKSNLATKVEELGLHDDASDRELNRLRLKKQDTMVDENLLKLDVKRLRDEVQSQADKVVAMEMKRLQLEAGFKEKEAETAARREELRTQLKNAEQGRHKTRAELNEKLLQSQKMKEMYEALAASTMTFEGEEVTLEQYMVKAAKRKEELQRRRDEWSNKLLQKEREVKALGNTVAVLKGRNEAIRTAPKTTEEYEKKATLEQKHKALCDKYALQSQQQRDLRRDIKAMETELEGLLQEEVLLMVTSDQNQTLIQDQCSELDAQEEELNKAIKQSSELTEEIRSKNQTAAQTEEEKDVRLRELEDFSKQIDQLLLEAMEENADLRSVLQAQFLEKKQDLPTPVFTSTPRSSDSSNSACSIEANTVKRASSRQAVKATLTHSSASSPRDAELRCSSNTRAPALQFNSSESAGRRGSAARRSPRLSSKQQDSGQGSTDACYGSSSTPNSRASSTSGYRNCAARSSRASGNTSSSSQRAQWRSP